One segment of Verrucomicrobiia bacterium DNA contains the following:
- a CDS encoding trypsin-like peptidase domain-containing protein — MNTSASHFTNSQPVRWLTIGLALFLTAASPALYAAATPAAASNGDIDLARRLESAFEKVADQMSPSVVVITTSSKIGGAAESTEGDDGDNSQQFEGTPFEFFFKHLPQGHPRNIDRQGSGIILRKDGYILTNQHVVDGADTITVRLKDGTEYKDAKVIGTDDHTDIAVIKVDAKDLPAAKFANSDEVKVGQWAIAIGAPYELDYSFTVGFVSAKGRPPMGDPGIVATIDYIQTDAAINPGNSGGPLCDIEGRVIGINTLIRGLSRGIGFAVPINVAMDSAEKLIKDGKVTRPWIGISIEALSENKELAEWAKPLKDGVVVREIHDGTPAKKSTLKPADIIVAVDGVAVKAPRDLQRQILRKEVGQKVMLDVVRAGKTVQVALQTGEMPDTVQYAAHEHTRKPKAESAFGLTVQTLTKDLGEQLKLEDAAEGVVVVNVADGSAAQQKGLQRGDVITEVDRAPVHSAEDFKTAIDKIDPQKGVLLYVQRGGTSTFVVLKDSK; from the coding sequence ATGAATACATCAGCATCTCACTTTACGAATTCGCAACCGGTCCGCTGGCTCACCATCGGGCTGGCCCTATTTCTGACGGCTGCGTCTCCTGCCCTCTACGCAGCCGCCACTCCGGCGGCAGCATCCAATGGCGATATTGATCTCGCGCGGCGCCTGGAAAGCGCGTTCGAGAAAGTCGCTGACCAAATGAGCCCATCGGTCGTCGTCATCACGACCTCAAGCAAGATAGGTGGCGCCGCGGAGTCGACAGAGGGTGATGACGGTGACAACAGTCAGCAGTTCGAGGGCACGCCGTTCGAGTTTTTCTTCAAGCACCTGCCCCAGGGCCATCCACGCAACATTGACAGACAGGGTTCCGGTATCATCCTGCGCAAGGATGGGTATATTCTCACCAACCAGCACGTCGTCGACGGCGCCGACACGATCACCGTCCGCCTCAAGGACGGCACCGAGTACAAGGACGCCAAGGTCATCGGCACCGACGACCATACCGACATCGCCGTCATCAAGGTGGACGCGAAGGATCTGCCGGCCGCAAAGTTCGCCAACAGCGATGAGGTGAAGGTCGGCCAGTGGGCCATCGCGATCGGCGCGCCGTATGAACTGGACTACAGCTTCACCGTCGGATTCGTCAGCGCGAAGGGGCGCCCGCCGATGGGAGACCCGGGGATTGTGGCGACCATCGACTACATCCAGACCGACGCGGCGATCAATCCCGGTAATTCCGGCGGACCGCTCTGCGACATCGAAGGTCGCGTCATCGGCATCAATACACTGATCCGCGGCCTGAGTCGCGGCATCGGCTTCGCCGTCCCGATCAATGTGGCGATGGATTCGGCCGAGAAGCTCATCAAGGACGGCAAAGTCACGCGCCCATGGATCGGCATTAGCATTGAGGCGCTTTCCGAGAACAAAGAACTGGCGGAATGGGCCAAGCCCTTGAAGGACGGCGTGGTCGTTAGGGAGATCCACGACGGCACGCCCGCCAAAAAGAGCACTCTCAAACCGGCGGACATCATTGTGGCCGTCGATGGCGTGGCCGTCAAGGCGCCGCGGGACTTGCAGCGGCAGATCCTCCGCAAGGAAGTTGGCCAGAAGGTCATGCTTGACGTTGTGCGCGCCGGCAAGACCGTCCAGGTTGCCTTGCAAACCGGCGAAATGCCCGACACGGTCCAATACGCGGCGCATGAACACACCCGCAAACCGAAAGCGGAAAGCGCGTTCGGCCTGACGGTACAGACCCTGACCAAGGACCTCGGCGAGCAGTTGAAGTTGGAGGATGCTGCGGAAGGCGTCGTCGTTGTTAATGTCGCCGACGGCAGCGCGGCGCAGCAGAAAGGCCTTCAACGTGGCGACGTGATCACCGAGGTTGACCGCGCCCCGGTCCATTCCGCGGAAGACTTCAAGACTGCCATCGACAAGATTGACCCGCAAAAAGGCGTGCTCCTGTACGTCCAGCGCGGCGGCACTTCGACTTTCGTTGTGCTGAAGGACTCCAAATAG
- the nadA gene encoding quinolinate synthase NadA, protein MITTADTTELQERVRELKKLKNAVILAHNYQVPELQDVADFVGDSLGLSFKAKETAADVILFCGVHFMAETAKIVNPGKTVILPDLEAGCSLADSCDAKQLAKWKEAHPDVVIVAYINCTAAVKALVDIICTSGNAVRVVNSIPPDKKILFVPDQNLGQWVMTQTGRQMILWPGACSTHVLFTHKAIFRLKQEYPDAEIVAHPECLPAVRMMADEVCSTEKMVSYCKNSPAREFIIVTEAGMLHRLQKELPDKVFIPGPTDSCHCNECSFMKKNTLEKAVAALETLSPEIILEEEVRKRALVPIERMLALGK, encoded by the coding sequence ATGATTACCACGGCTGACACCACCGAACTGCAGGAACGCGTTCGCGAGCTGAAGAAGCTCAAGAACGCGGTCATCCTTGCGCACAACTACCAGGTGCCGGAGTTGCAGGACGTGGCGGATTTTGTGGGCGACTCGTTGGGGCTTTCCTTCAAGGCGAAGGAGACGGCGGCCGATGTGATTCTCTTTTGCGGTGTTCATTTTATGGCCGAGACCGCGAAGATCGTCAACCCGGGCAAGACGGTCATTCTCCCCGACCTCGAAGCGGGCTGCTCGCTGGCTGATTCCTGCGACGCGAAGCAGTTGGCGAAATGGAAAGAGGCGCATCCCGACGTCGTGATTGTGGCCTACATCAATTGCACTGCCGCCGTCAAAGCGCTGGTGGACATTATCTGCACATCAGGAAATGCGGTCCGAGTCGTCAACTCGATTCCACCCGACAAAAAGATCCTCTTCGTTCCCGACCAGAACCTCGGCCAATGGGTGATGACACAAACGGGACGCCAGATGATCTTGTGGCCGGGCGCGTGCTCGACGCATGTGCTCTTCACCCACAAGGCCATCTTCCGTTTAAAGCAGGAGTATCCCGACGCAGAAATCGTCGCTCACCCCGAATGCCTGCCAGCCGTCCGCATGATGGCCGACGAAGTGTGCTCGACGGAGAAAATGGTGAGCTACTGCAAGAACTCCCCCGCGCGTGAGTTCATCATCGTCACCGAAGCCGGCATGTTGCACCGCCTCCAGAAGGAGTTGCCGGATAAGGTGTTCATCCCCGGCCCTACCGACTCCTGTCACTGCAACGAATGCAGCTTCATGAAGAAGAACACGCTGGAGAAAGCCGTCGCCGCCTTGGAGACTTTATCTCCCGAAATCATTCTCGAAGAGGAAGTTCGCAAGCGCGCCCTCGTTCCGATTGAGCGCATGTTGGCACTGGGGAAATGA
- a CDS encoding HAD hydrolase family protein translates to MKVAQGALQRRLKKIRCLLLDVDGVLTDGKLHFTSDGEEFKTFDVQDGHGIAMAQRVGLTVGFISGRPSKATARRAADLHVKIVMQKSSNKMDMVEKVKRQHGFTNDEIAFVGDELVDIPVLRRVGLAVAVPNATDEVKRAAHYRTRRQGGDGAVREVIEMILKARGSWERAIAKYMALLAALLTLASPRLLADSGAEPSPSTAKKPADTGSGYIEKFEVPQRDEDGNLKWKLIGERAVIRPDGMMDIQNARAEFYTTNKLDMVFSSPTCLLDRANNHATTQDHVRIDRENMVLTGIGGEWNGTTSSMVIRSNVCVIISNGQQVFGEPPKQP, encoded by the coding sequence ATGAAAGTTGCCCAAGGGGCGTTACAACGGCGTCTGAAGAAAATTCGTTGCCTGCTGCTGGACGTGGACGGCGTGCTGACCGATGGCAAGTTGCATTTCACGAGCGACGGGGAAGAGTTCAAGACGTTCGACGTGCAGGACGGCCATGGGATCGCAATGGCGCAGCGCGTCGGGTTGACCGTCGGCTTTATCTCGGGCCGGCCGTCAAAGGCGACGGCGCGGCGCGCGGCGGATTTACACGTGAAGATTGTGATGCAGAAATCCTCGAACAAGATGGACATGGTTGAGAAGGTCAAGCGACAGCACGGATTTACGAACGACGAGATCGCTTTCGTCGGTGATGAACTGGTGGATATACCGGTGCTGCGGCGCGTGGGCCTCGCCGTGGCCGTGCCGAACGCGACCGACGAGGTCAAACGCGCGGCGCATTATCGGACGCGGCGGCAGGGCGGCGACGGCGCGGTGCGCGAGGTGATCGAGATGATTTTGAAAGCGCGCGGTTCCTGGGAACGGGCGATTGCCAAATACATGGCGTTGCTCGCCGCTCTGCTGACCCTCGCTTCCCCGCGGTTGCTCGCGGATAGCGGCGCGGAGCCGTCCCCGTCGACGGCAAAAAAACCCGCCGACACCGGCTCGGGCTACATTGAAAAGTTCGAGGTGCCGCAACGCGACGAAGACGGGAATCTGAAGTGGAAACTGATCGGCGAGCGGGCGGTGATTCGCCCGGATGGGATGATGGACATCCAAAACGCGCGCGCAGAGTTTTACACGACCAACAAGCTGGATATGGTCTTCAGTTCGCCGACGTGCCTGCTCGACCGCGCCAACAACCACGCCACCACGCAGGACCACGTACGCATCGACCGCGAGAACATGGTGTTGACGGGCATCGGCGGCGAATGGAACGGCACGACATCCTCGATGGTGATTCGCAGCAACGTTTGTGTCATTATTTCGAACGGACAACAGGTCTTTGGAGAGCCACCGAAGCAGCCATGA
- a CDS encoding LptA/OstA family protein — protein sequence MKRIFVTTMASVIAIGLGVAATVSAANAADAPAAEATSPAPAAVKSPLPAGGSTNEPTIITSEQLHGDYAHNVGTFEGNVLAVDPRMTVRADKMTVFFGGTNVVTTTGTNTTRSIQKIIAEGGVVINTPDNKKSNSDHAEYTAADGQVVLTGHPRAESADGVVTGKKITFWRDSQKMDVEAEPGATNRTKLLIYPEEQRKQNNEANPKPKESTP from the coding sequence ATGAAAAGAATTTTTGTCACAACAATGGCCAGTGTCATCGCGATCGGACTGGGTGTAGCAGCGACCGTCTCGGCGGCTAACGCCGCAGACGCGCCCGCTGCGGAAGCGACCTCGCCGGCACCGGCAGCAGTCAAGTCCCCTCTCCCTGCAGGCGGTTCGACGAATGAGCCGACGATCATCACCAGCGAACAGTTGCACGGGGACTACGCACACAATGTCGGCACATTTGAGGGCAACGTGCTGGCGGTTGACCCGCGCATGACGGTGCGCGCTGACAAGATGACCGTATTTTTCGGCGGCACAAACGTCGTGACCACCACGGGAACCAACACGACGCGCTCGATCCAGAAGATCATCGCCGAGGGCGGTGTGGTCATTAATACCCCGGACAATAAGAAATCCAACAGCGACCACGCGGAGTACACGGCGGCGGACGGTCAGGTCGTGCTCACCGGGCACCCGCGCGCCGAATCCGCCGACGGCGTCGTCACCGGCAAGAAAATCACCTTCTGGCGCGACTCGCAGAAGATGGACGTCGAAGCCGAGCCCGGAGCAACCAACCGGACCAAGCTACTCATCTACCCCGAAGAGCAGCGGAAGCAAAACAACGAGGCAAATCCGAAGCCTAAAGAGTCGACACCGTAA
- a CDS encoding metalloregulator ArsR/SmtB family transcription factor: MVEYNSKVLDRTFGALADPTRRRILAQLAKGNECVTDLARPHAMSLAAVSKHLIVLEKAGLVKRRRKGRVHSLALEAKPMQEAQAWIDRYRKFWEANLDQFEKYLDKLQTKENKHDDDK, translated from the coding sequence ATGGTTGAATATAATTCGAAAGTGTTGGACAGGACTTTTGGGGCGTTGGCGGATCCGACGCGGCGACGGATTTTGGCGCAACTGGCGAAGGGCAATGAGTGTGTGACGGATCTGGCGCGGCCGCATGCGATGTCGCTGGCGGCGGTGTCGAAGCATTTGATCGTTTTGGAGAAGGCGGGGTTGGTGAAGCGACGGCGCAAGGGGCGGGTGCATTCGCTGGCGCTGGAGGCGAAGCCGATGCAGGAGGCGCAGGCGTGGATCGACCGGTATCGGAAATTCTGGGAGGCGAACCTGGATCAGTTCGAGAAATATTTGGACAAACTACAAACGAAGGAAAACAAACATGACGACGATAAATAA
- a CDS encoding SRPBCC domain-containing protein — MTTINNEVQKPDDATLILKRMLNAPPELAFKAWTSAEHIQQWMRPEPGMVVPLASVDLRVGGKYRIQMKKPDGEFFTAAGEFREVKAPERLVYTWDWEKDGSGAEFGEVEGKTSLITVEFLKRGKQTEFVMTHTRFASVESRDSHAQGWDKIVESFAGFVEKK, encoded by the coding sequence ATGACGACGATAAATAATGAAGTACAGAAGCCGGATGACGCGACGTTAATCTTGAAGCGGATGCTGAATGCGCCGCCGGAGCTGGCGTTCAAGGCCTGGACGTCGGCGGAACATATCCAGCAATGGATGCGGCCGGAACCGGGGATGGTGGTTCCGCTGGCAAGCGTGGATTTGCGGGTGGGCGGGAAGTATCGCATCCAGATGAAGAAGCCGGACGGGGAGTTTTTCACGGCAGCGGGGGAGTTCCGCGAGGTGAAGGCGCCGGAGCGACTGGTTTACACGTGGGATTGGGAGAAAGACGGCAGCGGGGCGGAGTTTGGTGAGGTGGAGGGGAAGACGTCGCTGATCACGGTAGAGTTTCTCAAACGGGGCAAACAGACCGAGTTTGTGATGACTCATACCCGGTTTGCCTCGGTGGAGAGCCGGGATAGTCACGCGCAGGGATGGGACAAAATTGTGGAGAGCTTCGCGGGGTTTGTGGAGAAAAAATGA
- a CDS encoding PAS domain-containing protein gives MKATSLSSLRVRLVFLVLLAVIPSLGLILYTAKVQRQVATEAAHDNLLRIASLTASDVSRMIEGAQQLLGGLAQTREIRDGRPAACDAVMAKLLTIYTFYSTLGVASPEGNVICSAVPLANPVTVADQSWFQQALQTREFTVGESQVDRVTGQASIDFAYPIEEAGRVQSVVFAALNPKHMSGASLVIMPEGASLVVVDRQGTVLASSPPTAAAPGRQAPESSLLKSVATYRGRGTGQIVDADGVQRIYAFSPVGAKRGKADAYVSVSIPTAIALADANQQLVHNFLGLTIVSLLALAAAWFGGHMIVLGKANDELEQRVQERTKELVHEQLLLRMLMDNIPDTIYFKDTQSRFIRINRAQAKVLGLPSPDRAIGKSDADFFPAEQAQVALADEQRILESGQGLISKTERIRHADGRPRWVTATKVPVRDARDTVVGLVGISRDVTERVMTDHLFPILIDSLPDLVYVTDTQGHYVVDNAAHRHFLGVRTAEQVVGKTAFDFYPRELAERIRADDQAVLEARTPVLDREEHFTNHRGEKTPVSTSKVPYRDEEGKIAGLVCISRIIGQRK, from the coding sequence ATGAAAGCAACTTCACTCAGTAGTTTGCGGGTGCGTCTGGTTTTTCTGGTTCTTCTCGCAGTGATTCCCTCCCTGGGGTTGATTCTGTACACGGCCAAAGTGCAGCGCCAGGTCGCCACGGAGGCGGCGCATGACAACCTCTTGCGGATTGCCAGCCTCACCGCCTCGGATGTCTCGCGCATGATCGAAGGCGCCCAGCAACTCCTGGGCGGGCTGGCGCAGACCCGTGAAATCCGCGATGGTCGCCCCGCCGCCTGCGACGCGGTCATGGCGAAGCTGCTGACGATCTACACGTTCTATTCGACGCTGGGCGTGGCCTCGCCAGAGGGCAACGTCATTTGCAGCGCCGTACCCCTGGCCAATCCCGTCACGGTTGCGGATCAAAGCTGGTTCCAGCAGGCGCTTCAAACGCGGGAATTCACCGTTGGCGAGAGCCAGGTTGACCGGGTCACCGGCCAGGCCTCCATTGATTTCGCCTATCCCATTGAGGAAGCCGGTCGCGTTCAATCGGTCGTGTTCGCCGCGCTGAATCCAAAGCACATGAGTGGCGCCAGCCTCGTTATAATGCCCGAAGGCGCGTCGCTGGTGGTCGTGGACCGTCAGGGAACCGTTCTGGCCTCTTCTCCTCCCACAGCCGCAGCCCCCGGGCGGCAAGCGCCCGAATCTTCCCTGCTCAAGTCCGTCGCGACGTATCGCGGACGGGGAACCGGCCAGATTGTGGACGCCGACGGTGTCCAGCGCATTTACGCGTTCTCCCCGGTCGGCGCAAAGCGTGGCAAAGCGGATGCCTACGTCAGCGTCAGCATTCCCACGGCCATTGCGCTGGCCGACGCGAACCAGCAATTGGTGCATAATTTTCTCGGACTGACCATCGTCTCGTTGTTGGCGTTGGCCGCCGCGTGGTTTGGCGGCCACATGATCGTCCTGGGCAAGGCGAACGATGAACTGGAACAGCGGGTGCAGGAGCGCACCAAGGAATTGGTCCACGAGCAGTTGCTGCTGCGAATGCTCATGGACAACATACCCGATACGATTTACTTCAAAGACACACAGTCGCGGTTCATCCGCATCAACCGCGCCCAGGCGAAGGTATTGGGTCTGCCGTCCCCCGATCGAGCCATCGGCAAGAGCGACGCCGACTTCTTCCCGGCGGAGCAGGCGCAAGTGGCTCTCGCCGATGAGCAGCGGATTCTTGAATCGGGCCAGGGCTTGATCAGCAAGACGGAACGCATTCGTCACGCCGATGGCCGGCCCCGCTGGGTGACGGCGACCAAAGTGCCGGTGCGTGACGCTCGCGACACGGTGGTGGGGCTCGTCGGCATCAGCCGCGATGTCACTGAGCGCGTGATGACCGATCATCTGTTCCCCATCTTGATTGACAGCCTGCCCGACCTGGTCTACGTCACGGATACACAGGGCCACTACGTGGTGGACAACGCCGCCCATCGCCATTTCCTCGGCGTGCGCACCGCCGAGCAAGTTGTCGGCAAGACGGCCTTCGATTTCTATCCCCGTGAACTGGCGGAACGGATTCGCGCCGATGACCAGGCGGTCCTGGAGGCCAGGACACCCGTGCTGGACCGCGAAGAGCATTTCACGAATCACCGCGGTGAGAAAACCCCGGTCTCGACCAGCAAGGTTCCCTATCGAGACGAGGAGGGCAAGATCGCCGGCCTGGTCTGCATCAGTCGCATTATCGGCCAGCGGAAATAG
- a CDS encoding thioredoxin family protein, whose protein sequence is MSTKANIVSREEWIAARLGLLKEEKELTRRSDEVARRRQELPWVRVDKKYRFETNEGSASLADLFRGRSQLLVYHFMFGPDYTAGCPSCSSIADGFNGIVVHLENHDVAFSAVSRAPLAKLQAYKRRMGWSFPWASSLGGDFNYDFNVSLTEEQQRNGTVEYNYRREPAWAESGIGDSLTKRGEGPVAEHAAMTGTDVATYTRERPGMSAFVLEDGVVYHTYSTYARGLDGLWGMYQWLDRAPKGRNEAGIWWRRHDEYEALPQNAGSCCHTAEARA, encoded by the coding sequence ATGAGCACAAAAGCAAATATCGTATCGCGAGAGGAATGGATTGCAGCCCGGCTCGGGTTGCTCAAGGAGGAGAAGGAATTAACGCGGCGCAGCGACGAGGTGGCTCGACGGCGGCAGGAGTTGCCCTGGGTTCGGGTTGACAAGAAGTATCGATTCGAGACCAACGAGGGGAGTGCCTCGCTGGCAGACCTCTTCCGGGGCCGCTCGCAGCTTCTCGTCTACCACTTCATGTTCGGACCCGACTACACAGCGGGCTGTCCATCCTGTTCGTCGATCGCGGACGGGTTCAACGGCATCGTTGTCCACTTGGAGAACCACGACGTTGCGTTTTCGGCGGTGTCGCGGGCGCCCCTCGCGAAGCTGCAGGCGTACAAGAGGCGGATGGGGTGGAGCTTCCCCTGGGCGTCCTCGCTTGGTGGGGACTTCAACTACGACTTCAACGTCTCGCTCACCGAGGAGCAACAGCGCAATGGGACCGTCGAATACAACTACCGGCGCGAGCCGGCGTGGGCAGAAAGTGGGATCGGCGATTCACTGACGAAACGCGGCGAGGGGCCTGTCGCCGAGCACGCGGCCATGACTGGAACCGACGTGGCCACGTACACGCGCGAGAGGCCGGGCATGAGCGCGTTCGTGCTCGAAGACGGCGTTGTCTACCACACCTATTCGACCTATGCGCGCGGACTGGACGGCCTCTGGGGCATGTACCAGTGGCTTGACCGCGCACCCAAGGGGCGCAACGAGGCGGGCATCTGGTGGCGCCGTCACGACGAATACGAGGCGCTTCCTCAAAACGCCGGCTCATGTTGCCACACAGCGGAGGCGCGCGCGTGA
- a CDS encoding isoprenylcysteine carboxylmethyltransferase family protein — MKSVTPLMVAWWIWLALLAVWFIAAPFTHRTRSPESRRTRWQHGIPMLIAFLLIFQRHRRFLICGPLYGTSWGDWIVYLGIFATFAGCLFAIWARIHLGRYWSGLVVLKEGHKLITTGPYRFVRHPLYTGWLTGMLGSAVTAGTGDAFFGLVIVTVALIIKLRREENLLATEFGDEYRQFQQSVPTTLIPFVY; from the coding sequence GTGAAATCAGTCACCCCGTTGATGGTCGCTTGGTGGATCTGGCTGGCGCTCCTCGCCGTCTGGTTCATCGCCGCACCATTTACCCATCGCACCCGCTCGCCAGAAAGCCGCCGGACTCGCTGGCAGCATGGCATTCCGATGCTCATTGCGTTCCTGCTTATTTTCCAACGGCACCGGCGCTTCCTCATTTGCGGTCCGCTCTACGGCACGAGTTGGGGTGACTGGATTGTTTATCTTGGAATCTTCGCCACGTTCGCCGGCTGCCTTTTCGCGATCTGGGCGCGCATTCATCTGGGACGTTACTGGAGCGGGCTCGTGGTCCTGAAGGAAGGACACAAACTCATCACGACCGGTCCCTACCGGTTCGTCCGCCACCCGCTTTATACGGGTTGGCTCACTGGTATGCTAGGCAGCGCCGTGACCGCCGGGACGGGTGACGCGTTCTTCGGCCTGGTCATCGTAACCGTCGCCCTCATCATCAAACTCCGTCGCGAAGAGAACTTACTGGCGACGGAGTTCGGCGATGAATACCGGCAGTTTCAACAGTCTGTACCGACAACGCTCATCCCATTCGTTTACTGA